Genomic DNA from Chaetodon auriga isolate fChaAug3 chromosome 13, fChaAug3.hap1, whole genome shotgun sequence:
TTTGATTTTATATTAGAAGCTAAAGAAAATAGAGCTTTGACCTAAATAAACGGCACCTGGAGACGGACTTGACTTGGGTTGAATTAAACTACtcttatttttttgtctcaCGGATGAAATCTATTTCCACaaccacacgcacacagctgAGACCATGTCCGCGCCACCAGAGACTATCCCTGTCTGATGGACTTGTGTCCGcagtttaacagtttttttcaaatgtgttattttaaagtgcattctttttctttcatagTGTGCAATTAATATGCTGTGTTACTTTAATCTGAGTCATATAACCTGAGGTTCATCAGAGGGTAAcatgtaacacaaacactccGGTCTGCGCCCCTGCGCTCATTGCGCAATCAGTGTAAGAAAAGTGAATTTATCCATCTGTGGACACGTTCAGCACATGCTCACAGTCTCCATCCCTTTATGGTTTGACAACGAAAAAAAGTTTTCATGTCAGTCGGTTAAAATTCATTGTTGCCTGTCCAGCCAATCATAGTTTTTGACGACACAAAAGAGGCTAAAGTTGGAGTATAAAAAGGTGCGCGCTAATAAAGTATGATGCCTATCAGTGTGGGACATTAATCCAAACCCAGTCCAGTCGCGCATCAGGTCCAGCACACACCAAGGGATCTCTTTTAAACCAAACTTCACGCGTTTGAGACAATGCATCTGTCTCAGATTGTGCTGTATCTTAGCTTGCTGATTGCTTTGGGTCCAGTAGTTTTGAGTGACCAAGAGACGCACCAGCAGCCCTCCGCCTCCAGCCCTGAAGACACGGAGCAGTGCGCCACCTGCGAGGTCCGGCAGCAAATTAAAACCATGCGATTAAACGCCATAAAATCTCAGATTCTGAGCAAGCTGCGAATGAAAGAAGCTCCTAATATCAGCCGAGACATCGTGAAGCAGCTCCTGCCCAAAGCGCCgccgctgcagcagctcctcgaCCAGTACGACGTGCTGGGAGATGACAACAGGGATGTGGTTATGGAGGACGACGATGAGCATGCCATCACGGAGACAATAATGATGATGGCCACTGAACGTAAGTTTTTATTTCgctttattgtttgtttggtgaGAAGGACGCGGCTCAAAAATAGGCTTTTACGCACGGGGCAGAGCGCACGGGGGGCGCTATCTGTAAGCTTTATTTTGGCAACGCGTAGCTTTACCAGGTTTTCATACTGGAAATGTGGATATTCCAACATTACCGGCTTTTAAATGCATGTATTGGTCGGTGCATGTTGGCAGAGGGCATTACGCACACAGATTGTACGGTTTGAAAACTTTATTAGCGCACTTCCAGAGGCAAAATGTCGGGtcagtgatttttttatttgcaccagttcatttctgtcttcaaaTTTCAGTCGCACATGGTGATAGAAAGGACACAGAgaaccttttctctctctctctctctctctctccagccgAGTCCATCGTCCAAGTGGATGGGGAGCCGAAGTGCTGCTTTTTCTCCTTCACTCAAAAGTTTCAAGCCAATCGGATAGTCCGGGCGCAGCTCTGGGTGCATCTGCGCCAGTCGGACGAGGCCACCACCGTCTTCCTGCAAATATCCCGCCTGATGCCGGTCACAGACGGGAGCAGGCACATACGCATCCGCTCGCTGAAGATCGACGTGAACGCCGGGGTCAGCTCTTGGCAAAGTATAGACGTCAAACAAGTGTTGAGTGTGTGGCTGCGGCAGCCGGAGACCAACTGGGGCATCGAGATTAACGCCTTCGATTCGAGGGGAAATGACTTGGCCGTGACCTCCGCAGAGCCCGGAGAGGAAGGACTGGTGAGCTCAACCTTTATGTTACATTCAGATGAAGCCCTTTGATCAAGTTTTTAGCACTTTTTTTCATCAGTAAGCGCGTAGGAGTGAATAGAGTTGGTGgcatgtgtgcagcagctgaattaGGGACTTGTGTCCTAATCAATGAGTAGATAACAATAATTTCAACCATCCTGCAAAAACTAGAATTATTTCCAAAAATCCAGCTTTTTGTTAGCTCCAAAAAGGCATTTCGGATCCTCTGTTGTGCTGTCCTGAGGACTTAACTTTAGCTTTTAGTGTGCAGAGAGGCTTTGCAGAGTCCGCAGGTGGTTAAACATTCCTGCATTTCACTGCTGGAGGAGGGAATCAAGATTTAAGACTTTTGAAGCAGTTAATCAACACAGACTCCATGTAGGCGCACACCTGCATTTGGACAAATGCCCAGTCCACAATAACCTCAAATCTTATTGCTTGATTACATAAAAGTTCACCTGCCCCACATTCCTTAAAGTattctgtgtgactgtgcaaaTCAGAGTAattgcctgcacacacacacacacacacacacacacacacacacacactcacactgctaCTATCAATGACAAACACTTATCGTACGGCTCAAATACTGGCACCAGGCTCTGGAGCAATTAGAATAGCTAGACGGCTGTGGCTAACCAACCGTCAGAtgatttaatttctttaaaactCAAAGTTTCATAATATTATCGTGCCATGTTTGGAAACCAGCTGCCAAAGGTCGAGCGAAGCGGACTGAAAAGATGTAAGTCGAACGCTGCCGTCCGCCTGCAAACCGGCTATTTCCaaagcattcacacacattctgtcattgCAGCAACCATTCATGGAGGTGAAGATCTCAGAGGGCCCCAAGCGTGCCAGGAGGGACTCAGGCCTGGACTGTGACGAGAACTCTCCAGAGTCCCGGTGCTGCCGCTACCCCCTCACGGTGGACTTCGAAGACTTTGGCTGGGACTGGATTATTGCCCCAAAGCGCTACAAGGCCAACTATTGCTCCGGGGAGTGTGAGTACATGCACTTGCAGAAGTATCCGCACACCCACCTGGTGAACAAGGCCAACCCAAGAGGGACCGCGGGCCCCTGCTGTACCCCCACCAAGATGTCGCCCATCAACATGCTCTACTTTAACCGAAAAGAGCAGATCATCTATGGCAAGATCCCTTCCATGGTGGTGGATCGTTGTGGATGCTCTTGAGTCGGGAAGGAGACCCTGGCCAGAGGGAGGGGTGGACGGAGGGGCCGCGGCTCAGTCCGGCCTCCAGTTTGAGACTTTTTGACACAAACGATCCACCAGTTCCAGTGCTTTTCCTGCAGCAACACGGTGCAATAGAACCAGAGTAGAGGCCACAGACAGCCCGACCTTCCCGCAGGGCAGCGCTTTCACAACCGGCATAGCTCTTACTTCTCTTTCCTCCAGTGAAATCTTAGCCATAGAGGCTTGAAGTCAGATGgatgcaggaacacacacacacacacacacacacacacacatacatacacatacacatacacacacacacgctggacCTTGGGAGTGAATGTAGACAGAAATTATCAAAGTTATCCAAAAGcttctctttccctttgtcTCGGTGTTCTGTGCTCTGTCCATTTATACAAACGTGCCGACAGATTATACTCGTACGCCATCTACGCCACTCCACTCGTAGCCAACATACAAGCTATTACACTTTTTGCTACGCTACATGTTTGTGATAATCATTTTTCAAGTTATGTTTTAAGAGTGAAACCAGGAATCCTCATGGACTTTTTGAAAGGGCTtggaaaaacacagctggaGGCTTAAGAGTGATATTTCACACTGGTAGAACGTGTTTTAGTACACATTGGTTCATAGGAGTCAATGAAAAGGTGAAAACTGGCTGCAAACCATTAGTCACCCCATTTATTACTGCCATTCCTAAAACTCAGCCAACATTAATTAATTGGGAAAATTGGACACATCCTCCTGTGTTCAATCAAACTTTTAAGTTCTCATTTTTTGATTGACGAGAACTTGGGTGCGGGTTTTGGCGTGCCGGTCGATCGCTCCAAAAACGTTCCACCAGGGTGACGTACCACTTTAGGTCTTGACAGGTCTTCATTTACTCTGCCATACTTACATACCCGACCGAGGAGCGTTCTTGCTCAGTCATAATCTCCACTATCCAACAAAACAGCCTGACCTGCCCGATACACTTGAATTATTCTGATTGTAAATTCACATTACTGGACAGAAGGACTTGAACTGAAGGCACAATGAATGCAGcctacaaatgaaaaatgtgtttaagacagagaaaatggattGTCGAGATGTGTGAATGTTGAGATCATGCTTAAACTCTGTCTTACAAACAACACAGTTTGCACTATGGCACACCAATAGAAAGAATTGGTTGCTACAAAAGTTGTAAAAACTGATTTTGATATGTTTGCTAATTTGTATTGTATACATATGCCATTGTTTCCATTAGGAGTTGCCTTTCTAAACCACTGTTGGTAAATGTACAAAACCACAATCTAGCAAGATGTAATACAGCAACTCTATATACTTGTTTTAACAAATAAAGTTTCTAGCTTGTTTGTTGAGTTCTGTTTCTTTGAGTAGTTTCTTTCTGTGTTACGTTCAATTGGTTCTACCAGGTTTGCTCATTTCCTATAAATTTGAGCTTTAAAGGTATATTTTAGCACTGGAGGTGCTTTTAGCCACAGGGCTCATGTAAATTCCTGGAATACGTGGAGGACAGAATACCTTCATGCACTGACAATATGAAATGAACTcttgcaacacatttcaaagagaTCCCTGCAACCATAAAACAATCTGACTGCAGTTAATCAAAAGAAGGCTCGACATGCCTTCGTTTCCAGAGATAGTCTAGTGTCGTTCTGCAGACTCACATCAGATCCAAAGTTGATGCATCACAACAcaacctgaacctgaagctcACATCCCCACTTCAGCCTTCAGCAGCTGAGCGGCTTCGTCCTCAACACGTGGTGCAAACTGATAAGCTACACGGGCAATGTGCAGAAAAGTAATGACAACACACACGCTCTGTCTACCTGACTTCACCTGCACAATCACATCACCATAAGCCCGTTTTATCGCCATCGTAACTCAGGCCAGCTTCCCTGACTTCGCTTTTTTCCATTGAAGGGATGTTGAAAGTATTGCAGTCTAATGAGAGGATGTGAACTTTGGTGCGCTCTGACAGCATGACCTATTCGACTGACGGCCTCATTGAGGCTTGACTTCCGCCCAGTAGAGGGCGAATTGAGCACTGCCCCCGAGAGCCACTTCCTTTCCTGCTGAGAGCTGGAAAGCTGCCACGACGATCggccacagagagcagagtggaTCCACAGAACTTCAGTTCCCCGGGGAAGGTTTTCAGATTCTACCCTTCTCTGTTTGCTGGTGACGAgagaaaaaatgtctgaaaagatGTGGAAACCGGAGAGCTCTCTTCAGGAAAAGTACCAAATTCAATATGAGAATAAACATGAAAGAATTAACAGCACAGGACCAATTCATAATCTGTAATCTCCATCCTCATGCGTGCTCCTACAGTCGTGCTGTTTCCATCTGCAGTTTGACATGGGCATGAACTTTTTATGAGT
This window encodes:
- the mstnb gene encoding growth/differentiation factor 8, which gives rise to MHLSQIVLYLSLLIALGPVVLSDQETHQQPSASSPEDTEQCATCEVRQQIKTMRLNAIKSQILSKLRMKEAPNISRDIVKQLLPKAPPLQQLLDQYDVLGDDNRDVVMEDDDEHAITETIMMMATEPESIVQVDGEPKCCFFSFTQKFQANRIVRAQLWVHLRQSDEATTVFLQISRLMPVTDGSRHIRIRSLKIDVNAGVSSWQSIDVKQVLSVWLRQPETNWGIEINAFDSRGNDLAVTSAEPGEEGLQPFMEVKISEGPKRARRDSGLDCDENSPESRCCRYPLTVDFEDFGWDWIIAPKRYKANYCSGECEYMHLQKYPHTHLVNKANPRGTAGPCCTPTKMSPINMLYFNRKEQIIYGKIPSMVVDRCGCS